The Streptomyces uncialis genomic interval CGCCGTCGTCGTACTCGCAGCGGGTGAGGGCACCCGTATGAGGTCGGCCACACCCAAGGTCCTGCACGACATCTGTGGCCGTTCCCTGGTCGGCCATGTGCTGGCCGCCTCCCGCGAGCTGGAGCCGGAGCGGCTGGTGGTCGTGGTGGGTCACGCGCGGGAGCAGGTGACGGAGCACCTCGCGGCGATCGACCCGCAGACGCGTACGGCCGTGCAGCACGAGCAGAACGGCACGGGGCACGCGGTCCGGATGGGTCTGGAGGAGCTGGGCGGGGCCGTCGGGGGCACGGTGATCGTGGTCTGTGGTGACACCCCGCTGCTGACCGGGCGGACGCTGCGGGAGCTGGCGGACGCGCACGCGGCCGAGGGCAACGCGGTGACGGTGCTGACGGCCGTGGTGCCGGACGCGACGGGTTACGGGCGGATCGTGCGGGACGCGTCGACGGGCGCGGTGACGGCGATCGTGGAGCACAAGGACGCGTCGGAGGAGCAGCGGGCGGTCCGGGAGATCAATTCGGGGGTGTTCGCGTTCGACGGCGCGTTGCTGGCGGAGGCGCTGGGGCGGGTGCGGACGGACAACAGTCAGGGTGAGGAGTACCTGACGGATGTGCTGGGGATCCTGCGGGGCGCGGGGCACCGGGTGGGTGCGTCGGTGGCGGGGGATCACCGGGAGATCGCGGGGATCAACAACCGGGTGCAGTTGGCGCAGGCGCGTCGGATCCTGAACGACCGGTTGCTGGAGCGGGCGATGCTGGCGGGGGTGACGGTGGTGGATCCGTTGTCGACGTGGGTGGATGTGTCGGTGTCGTTCGGGCGGGACGCGGTGGTGCATCCGGGGACGCAGTTGCTGGGTGCGTCGTCGGTGGGTGAGGGTGCCGAGGTGGGTCCGAACGCGCGGCTGACGGACACGGAGGTCGGCGCGGGGGCGCGGGTGGACAATTCGGTGGCCGTGGGCGCTGTGGTGGGTGCGGGGGCTTCGGTGGGGCCGTTCGCGTATCTGCGGCCGGGTTCGGTGCTGGGTCCGCGGTCGAAGGCGGGTACGTATGTGGAGTTGAAGAACGCGTCGTTGGGTGAGGGGACGAAGGTGCCCCATTTGTCGTATGTGGGTGATGCGACGATCGGTGACTTCACGAACATCGGTGCGGCGAGCGTGTTCGTGAACTACGACGGGCGGGACAAACACCACACGACTGTGGGGTCCCATTGCCGTACGGGTTCGGACAACATGTTTGTGGCGCCTGTCACGGTCGGGGACGGGGCTTATACGGCCGCGGGGTCGGTGATCACGAAGGATGTGCCGCCCGGTTCACTGGCGGTGGCCCGTGGCCAGCAGCGGAATATCGAGGGTTGGGTGGCGCGGAAGCGTCCGGGGAGCGCGGCGGCGAAGGCCGCGGAGTCGGCTGCCCGGGAGGCCGGTGGCGAAAGCTGACCGGAAACGGGTGCGTCCGACACGGCGTACCGTGATAGGTGCACTCATTCCGCTGGATTGGGTCATTGATTCGGCTGACTCGTCGCTGAGGGACGCTGACGGGTGCGGCAGCCGCGAAACACGTCGAGGAGACTGTGCTGTGACCGGGATCAAGACGACCGGCGAGAAGAAATTGATGCTCTTCTCCGGCCGCGCTCACCCTGAGTTGGCGGAGCAGGTCGCTCATCAGCTGGGGGTCGGGATCGTTCCGACGAAGGCTTTTGATTTTGCCAATGGTGAGATCTATGTGCGGTATCAGGAGTCGGCGCGTGGTGCGGACGCGTTCCTGATCCAGAGCCACACGGCTCCGATCAACAAGTGGGTCATGGAGCAGTTGATCATGATCGACGCGTTGAAGCGGGCGTCGGCGCGGAGCATCACCGTGATCGTGCCGTTCTACGGGTATGCGCGGCAGGACAAGAAGCACCGCGGGCGGGAGCCGATCTCGGCGCGGCTGATCGCGGATCTGATGAAGACGGCGGGTGCGGACCGCATTC includes:
- the glmU gene encoding bifunctional UDP-N-acetylglucosamine diphosphorylase/glucosamine-1-phosphate N-acetyltransferase GlmU: MSTIRPAAVVVLAAGEGTRMRSATPKVLHDICGRSLVGHVLAASRELEPERLVVVVGHAREQVTEHLAAIDPQTRTAVQHEQNGTGHAVRMGLEELGGAVGGTVIVVCGDTPLLTGRTLRELADAHAAEGNAVTVLTAVVPDATGYGRIVRDASTGAVTAIVEHKDASEEQRAVREINSGVFAFDGALLAEALGRVRTDNSQGEEYLTDVLGILRGAGHRVGASVAGDHREIAGINNRVQLAQARRILNDRLLERAMLAGVTVVDPLSTWVDVSVSFGRDAVVHPGTQLLGASSVGEGAEVGPNARLTDTEVGAGARVDNSVAVGAVVGAGASVGPFAYLRPGSVLGPRSKAGTYVELKNASLGEGTKVPHLSYVGDATIGDFTNIGAASVFVNYDGRDKHHTTVGSHCRTGSDNMFVAPVTVGDGAYTAAGSVITKDVPPGSLAVARGQQRNIEGWVARKRPGSAAAKAAESAAREAGGES